One stretch of Paenibacillus sp. FSL R5-0341 DNA includes these proteins:
- a CDS encoding class I SAM-dependent methyltransferase codes for MRQPFDYKGYWEQTYRSGETSGRGSYGVLAEFKAEVVNGLIQREGIHRVIEFGCGDGNQLQYMNYEDYLGVDVAASSVKRCASQFAKDSSKSFMLYTPGLWINRGFLQADLTVCLDVLYHITDETDFRNTLYDVLHSSTAWVVLYTRLKENGNPGIDTIQDRNLFDYLFDYPDFKVHEIIPQRYPDQSSADFVILRRTPSK; via the coding sequence ATGCGTCAACCTTTTGATTACAAAGGATATTGGGAGCAAACGTATCGTTCGGGTGAGACTTCCGGAAGGGGATCATACGGGGTATTGGCCGAATTCAAAGCCGAGGTTGTGAACGGACTGATCCAGCGTGAAGGCATTCATCGAGTCATTGAGTTTGGATGTGGGGATGGCAACCAGTTGCAATATATGAACTATGAGGATTACCTCGGTGTTGATGTGGCTGCCTCTTCGGTAAAACGCTGTGCTTCCCAGTTTGCCAAGGATTCGTCCAAGAGCTTCATGCTATATACACCTGGTCTGTGGATTAACCGTGGTTTCCTGCAAGCCGATCTGACGGTCTGTTTGGATGTGTTATATCACATTACGGATGAAACCGATTTTCGCAATACCCTCTATGATGTTCTGCACTCTTCCACAGCATGGGTGGTGTTATACACGCGTTTGAAAGAAAACGGCAATCCGGGGATCGATACGATCCAGGACCGTAATCTGTTCGATTATCTCTTCGATTATCCTGATTTCAAAGTTCATGAGATTATTCCGCAGCGCTATCCCGATCAGTCTTCTGCCGACTTTGTTATCCTGAGACGTACGCCTTCGAAGTGA
- a CDS encoding glycoside hydrolase family 88 protein, which yields MNTSTSVKWLEEAWQQGAAKTIRNAKRIKDTFPHIAPQGTYDRNDPEWWTAGFWPGLLWLVYRDAPESEAVAPLYRIAESCERQLEGCLRDPESADHDLGFIWLLSGVANYRQTGSADGRRRGMLAANLLAARFHVRGEFIRAWNFSSSAMDTRGVAIIDSMMNLPLLYWASEQSGDPRFRWLAEAHADTVAREFIRADGSICHVVEFDPHTGQKLREHGGQGHAPGSAWARGTAWALHGFALSFRYTGEARYLETAERAADFFLAMLGEEIVPVWDFRAPAEHQVAWDSSAAAIAASGLLELAKLSPRGETYAAAGERIVRGLHENYSSGDSAAEEGLIMQGTVHYPEGRGLNVPIIYGDYFYMEALAKLRGREGLF from the coding sequence ATGAACACATCAACGTCGGTAAAATGGCTGGAGGAAGCGTGGCAACAGGGAGCTGCCAAGACAATTCGGAATGCAAAGCGGATCAAGGATACTTTTCCGCACATTGCCCCGCAGGGGACGTATGACCGGAATGATCCGGAGTGGTGGACAGCAGGTTTCTGGCCTGGATTGTTATGGCTGGTCTATAGGGATGCGCCAGAAAGTGAAGCGGTCGCTCCACTATATCGTATTGCCGAAAGCTGTGAGCGGCAACTGGAAGGTTGCCTGCGTGATCCCGAATCGGCCGATCACGATCTGGGGTTCATCTGGCTGCTTAGTGGCGTAGCCAACTACCGACAGACGGGCAGCGCGGATGGACGGCGGCGTGGTATGCTTGCCGCCAACCTGCTCGCCGCCCGCTTCCACGTGCGCGGTGAGTTCATCCGCGCCTGGAACTTCAGCTCGTCAGCAATGGATACGCGCGGCGTAGCCATCATTGACAGCATGATGAACCTGCCGCTGCTCTACTGGGCATCCGAGCAGAGCGGCGACCCTCGCTTCCGCTGGCTGGCGGAAGCGCATGCGGACACCGTGGCGCGCGAATTCATCCGCGCTGACGGGTCCATCTGCCACGTGGTGGAGTTCGATCCACACACGGGGCAGAAGCTGCGAGAGCATGGCGGACAGGGCCATGCTCCAGGTTCCGCCTGGGCGCGGGGCACCGCCTGGGCGTTGCACGGGTTTGCGCTGTCTTTCCGGTATACGGGCGAAGCCCGATATCTGGAGACAGCGGAGCGCGCGGCCGATTTCTTCCTCGCCATGCTTGGCGAAGAGATCGTGCCGGTGTGGGATTTTCGCGCACCTGCGGAGCATCAGGTGGCGTGGGACTCGTCCGCTGCGGCGATTGCTGCGAGCGGGTTGCTTGAGCTGGCGAAGCTGTCGCCACGCGGGGAAACCTATGCCGCCGCGGGAGAGCGTATCGTCCGCGGCTTGCATGAGAACTATAGCTCCGGCGACTCAGCAGCGGAAGAAGGTCTGATCATGCAGGGAACGGTGCATTACCCGGAAGGGCGAGGGTTGAATGTGCCGATTATATACGGCGATTATTTCTATATGGAAGCGCTGGCGAAGCTGCGTGGACGTGAGGGGTTATTTTAG
- a CDS encoding glycosyl hydrolase: MSKYTSASTYPWKDELERYRTLAEQAGPAPAEGWKRDRKLALVESIVRAYTPYQDSQGAIIDPFSGVERYYSTPAYAMAAAVLVDAGRTDLIDSAAAALSQSIDAVVKGSAPDNHPDFFPVLMLRAYMLLKSHLPKQAEIWAEALKTISPEQDYVFTMSKMNNPNRMINWNAIMISGEYLRWREQLASEDTRWMDRYLEAYHVPRFTALGLYQDGPLDRPNCPFSYDIATRYHLGVMLEAGYEGATADTLREQLRHGAFSSLLTLSPLGEIPPRGRSSQHQWNEAAAAYVCSTHAKLALQAGDQVMAGAFARAANRCFAAVERWKMDDGRLKIVRNEYAPEDRHGYEIYTNHTCYNLWTAAALAHACLSDPGDDVSEVYLPSEVGSRVLQTDGWFETVIASIPGQQLVLHTAMNDPYTIPGLVRIQQMGLPGLIGPSAASHVQAGFTEFAEGEVRPLSYCPAWKTPDGVWHSLAEGIPSGGAYDRDVGLDPAQGGGSIMYEKVELDTRNQLEQHLAERAAEDDENASENSFAVTWVGPLPGIETLRTHYVQQADVLTITYEFEGEIAAAGALIPLMFHDGRDQAVITQTDHSVRTEYRGAYVESTALDQEAIIHLEEQAVASRNGLLKEARIEVNGARSLTFAIRLGEVSDIN, translated from the coding sequence GTGAGTAAATATACATCCGCGTCCACGTATCCATGGAAAGATGAACTCGAACGTTACCGTACATTGGCAGAACAAGCGGGTCCCGCTCCGGCAGAAGGCTGGAAAAGGGATCGTAAGCTGGCACTTGTTGAGAGTATTGTTCGCGCTTACACACCTTATCAGGACAGCCAAGGCGCAATTATCGATCCATTCTCGGGTGTGGAGAGATATTATTCTACACCAGCCTATGCGATGGCTGCGGCGGTTCTGGTTGATGCGGGACGTACAGATCTTATTGATTCCGCAGCGGCAGCCCTGTCACAGAGCATTGATGCCGTGGTCAAAGGTAGCGCACCAGACAATCACCCCGACTTTTTTCCAGTGCTTATGTTGAGAGCTTATATGTTGTTGAAATCACATCTGCCTAAACAAGCGGAGATCTGGGCTGAAGCACTCAAGACCATCAGTCCTGAACAAGATTATGTATTTACGATGAGCAAGATGAACAATCCCAACCGCATGATCAACTGGAACGCCATTATGATCTCTGGTGAGTATCTGCGGTGGCGTGAACAGCTGGCAAGTGAGGATACCAGGTGGATGGATCGTTATCTGGAAGCCTATCATGTGCCCCGATTTACGGCGCTTGGGTTGTATCAGGATGGACCGCTGGACCGCCCAAATTGTCCGTTTTCCTATGATATTGCCACCCGGTATCACCTTGGGGTGATGCTTGAAGCTGGTTACGAGGGAGCTACTGCCGATACGTTACGTGAGCAGTTGCGACATGGTGCGTTCAGCTCGCTACTGACGCTCTCACCGCTAGGTGAGATTCCACCGCGTGGTCGCAGCTCCCAGCACCAGTGGAACGAAGCAGCCGCGGCTTATGTATGCTCCACACATGCAAAACTAGCTTTGCAGGCGGGAGATCAGGTGATGGCAGGTGCTTTTGCACGTGCGGCCAATCGGTGTTTTGCTGCTGTAGAGCGCTGGAAAATGGATGATGGGCGCCTGAAAATTGTACGCAATGAGTACGCGCCAGAAGATCGCCACGGGTACGAAATCTATACCAACCATACCTGTTACAACCTGTGGACGGCAGCAGCACTGGCTCATGCTTGTCTCAGTGATCCGGGAGACGATGTGAGCGAAGTATACCTTCCTTCCGAGGTGGGCAGCCGAGTTTTGCAGACGGATGGGTGGTTCGAAACCGTGATTGCTTCCATACCTGGTCAGCAGCTGGTATTACACACGGCGATGAATGATCCGTATACGATCCCTGGTTTGGTACGGATTCAGCAGATGGGGTTACCTGGTCTGATTGGTCCGTCCGCTGCCAGCCATGTGCAGGCTGGATTCACGGAATTTGCCGAAGGGGAGGTCCGTCCGCTCAGCTACTGTCCTGCCTGGAAGACACCAGATGGGGTATGGCACAGCCTCGCAGAGGGCATTCCATCCGGTGGGGCGTATGATCGTGATGTTGGATTAGACCCTGCTCAGGGAGGTGGTTCCATTATGTACGAGAAGGTGGAACTTGATACACGAAATCAATTGGAGCAGCATCTGGCGGAAAGAGCGGCAGAAGATGACGAAAACGCCTCGGAGAATTCATTTGCCGTGACATGGGTTGGTCCGTTACCCGGAATTGAAACATTGCGTACCCATTACGTGCAACAGGCGGATGTGCTGACCATAACGTATGAATTCGAAGGTGAGATCGCGGCGGCAGGGGCACTGATTCCATTGATGTTTCATGATGGTCGCGATCAGGCGGTGATTACTCAAACGGATCATAGCGTAAGAACGGAGTATCGGGGGGCCTATGTAGAATCTACAGCGCTGGATCAGGAAGCCATAATTCATCTGGAAGAGCAGGCTGTGGCTTCCCGTAATGGGTTGCTGAAGGAAGCGCGAATTGAAGTGAATGGAGCCCGTAGTCTGACATTTGCGATCCGATTGGGCGAGGTTAGTGATATTAACTGA
- a CDS encoding AzlC family ABC transporter permease, translating into MQGVKDCIPTLLGYLSIGFAAGVIEMTAGLSLAETALLSLILYAGSAQFIAAGMLASNGSAVAIMFTIFFVNLRHLLLSAAVSPYFRHLTPLKNMWIGSLLTDESFGVAMTRAIGRERLTERWMHGLNITAYLNWFVANMAGAYFGRWITNPERLGLDYALPAMFIGLVVLQLVHRKNKKIHINVAIIAVVCVIFASMASLGSMSVIVAAVIAATMGVFMERWK; encoded by the coding sequence ATGCAGGGGGTCAAAGATTGTATCCCAACGCTGCTTGGCTATTTGAGTATTGGCTTTGCTGCGGGTGTCATTGAAATGACAGCAGGTCTGAGTCTGGCGGAAACGGCCTTGCTCAGCCTGATTTTATATGCAGGATCGGCTCAGTTCATTGCAGCAGGCATGCTCGCATCGAATGGATCAGCAGTAGCCATCATGTTCACCATATTTTTCGTGAATCTACGTCATTTGCTGCTCAGTGCAGCTGTATCACCGTATTTTCGTCATCTGACCCCACTTAAAAATATGTGGATTGGTTCACTGCTTACGGATGAGTCTTTCGGTGTGGCGATGACTCGTGCTATTGGCAGGGAAAGGCTCACTGAACGCTGGATGCACGGTCTGAATATTACCGCATACCTAAACTGGTTCGTGGCTAATATGGCGGGAGCGTACTTTGGACGCTGGATCACTAACCCGGAAAGACTGGGTCTGGATTATGCCCTGCCAGCGATGTTTATTGGACTGGTCGTACTCCAGTTGGTGCATCGTAAAAACAAAAAAATACACATTAATGTGGCTATTATCGCCGTTGTCTGTGTAATCTTCGCCAGCATGGCTTCACTTGGCAGCATGAGTGTCATTGTGGCTGCGGTCATTGCGGCAACGATGGGAGTGTTCATGGAACGATGGAAGTAA
- a CDS encoding methyl-accepting chemotaxis protein, whose translation MKKIRKQGAKRTLQMREKLILSFAIVLLIPTISLGIISFQTADAKVEEKMYENAISSVTVLNQTIDQIIGATRKNVDFLASQLDAGNVGPNQGDETDTIRTLLDAYKETHDDVELASIGTDQGVYINSPVTAVNKEGYDPRERPWYQAATQNKDVPTVITPYISSNTGNVVASVAQTSADGHGVVSVSLSLEALSKTVNSTKIGEKGYVYIIDNANKIIVHPTEKPGTEGTMEPYNDIFAQKNGSLTYTLNGNQEHAFFATNETTGWTVVGVIDSGEVTASVRPILYTTLVVVAIAIAVSSIIIFWIVQSITKPLNRLVKASDEISGGNLTIEVAVMGQDEFGKLSTSFNKMSESLRTVIQDVRHTADELTASSTQLAVNSSETTKATEQVALITEESAAGLEKQASSLKHTAQQMNELAGGVGQVTHSTQQVSEAAMQASELADKGNATMQTAVSEMDSVSRFVQGMADTAGRLEQHSTSIGEMVSVITDIAAQTNLLALNASIEAARAGEHGRGFSVVASEVRKLAEQSSLSGQKIVEMVGAIQQEISMANHNVQIGQQDVSNGIRAVQFADEAFAQISQAVGVVNHQLENIAAASQQMSASTAEVVQSIDQIHTISETNADGTENISAATEEQVASMQEISSSADSLAHLAHKLQKLVEQFKL comes from the coding sequence ATGAAGAAGATTCGTAAACAAGGGGCCAAAAGAACGCTGCAGATGAGAGAAAAACTGATTTTGTCATTTGCCATCGTACTACTCATTCCAACAATAAGTCTGGGCATTATCTCGTTCCAAACAGCCGATGCCAAGGTTGAAGAGAAAATGTATGAGAACGCAATCAGCAGTGTTACCGTACTTAACCAGACTATTGACCAAATCATTGGTGCGACACGCAAAAATGTTGATTTCCTAGCAAGTCAGCTGGACGCAGGCAATGTCGGACCCAACCAGGGTGACGAAACAGATACCATACGTACCTTGCTCGATGCGTATAAGGAAACCCATGATGACGTAGAACTCGCCTCCATCGGTACCGATCAGGGTGTGTATATTAACTCCCCTGTAACTGCCGTGAACAAAGAAGGGTACGACCCGCGCGAACGCCCGTGGTATCAGGCTGCTACGCAGAACAAAGATGTGCCTACCGTAATTACACCCTACATATCAAGCAATACCGGCAATGTTGTTGCTTCGGTAGCCCAGACCTCAGCGGATGGCCATGGTGTCGTTTCTGTCAGCCTGTCGCTTGAAGCCCTCTCCAAGACGGTTAATTCCACCAAGATTGGCGAGAAGGGTTATGTCTATATCATTGATAATGCCAACAAAATCATTGTACATCCTACCGAAAAACCAGGGACCGAAGGAACCATGGAACCCTATAATGATATTTTTGCACAGAAGAACGGAAGCCTGACTTATACACTAAATGGAAACCAGGAACATGCCTTTTTCGCCACCAATGAAACGACGGGCTGGACCGTGGTTGGTGTGATTGACAGTGGTGAAGTGACCGCGTCTGTTCGGCCAATCCTCTATACCACACTTGTCGTTGTAGCGATTGCAATCGCTGTAAGCTCCATCATCATTTTCTGGATTGTGCAGTCCATCACCAAACCGCTGAACCGCTTGGTGAAGGCATCTGACGAAATTAGTGGTGGTAATCTGACCATCGAGGTTGCTGTAATGGGGCAAGATGAATTCGGCAAGCTGAGTACCAGCTTCAATAAAATGAGCGAATCTTTGCGAACCGTCATTCAGGACGTGCGACACACGGCTGACGAGTTAACTGCTTCTTCAACACAATTGGCAGTCAACTCATCGGAGACAACCAAAGCAACAGAACAAGTTGCCTTGATCACGGAAGAGTCCGCAGCTGGACTTGAGAAACAAGCAAGTAGCCTCAAGCATACGGCACAGCAGATGAATGAGCTGGCCGGAGGTGTGGGGCAGGTAACACACAGTACGCAGCAAGTATCTGAAGCGGCCATGCAAGCAAGTGAGCTCGCAGATAAAGGGAATGCCACCATGCAGACGGCCGTATCCGAGATGGATTCCGTCAGTCGCTTTGTGCAAGGTATGGCAGACACTGCTGGACGACTTGAACAGCACTCCACTTCCATTGGCGAGATGGTATCTGTCATTACAGACATCGCTGCACAGACCAATCTGCTTGCACTCAACGCTTCGATTGAAGCAGCACGTGCAGGTGAGCATGGACGCGGCTTCTCCGTTGTTGCCAGCGAAGTCCGCAAGCTCGCGGAGCAATCCAGCCTGTCCGGCCAGAAGATTGTAGAGATGGTTGGAGCGATTCAACAGGAGATTTCAATGGCCAATCACAATGTACAGATCGGACAACAGGATGTAAGCAACGGCATTCGCGCCGTTCAGTTTGCAGATGAAGCTTTTGCCCAGATTAGTCAGGCTGTGGGTGTCGTCAATCATCAGCTTGAGAACATTGCAGCAGCCTCACAACAGATGTCTGCAAGTACAGCCGAAGTGGTACAATCCATTGACCAGATCCACACCATATCCGAAACCAATGCGGACGGAACAGAGAACATCTCTGCAGCTACGGAGGAGCAGGTTGCTTCCATGCAGGAGATATCATCCTCTGCTGACTCGCTAGCACATCTGGCTCACAAGCTGCAGAAGCTGGTGGAACAATTCAAGCTGTAA
- a CDS encoding AzlD domain-containing protein: MEVRWDVFWIIMGSALLTFIPRVLPLMLFSKIQIPMWLLRWLEYVPVAVMAALIGQELFMSDNQLVPITHNAALWASLPTIAVAIWTRSLLGTVLVGIVAMMILRYWIG; this comes from the coding sequence ATGGAAGTAAGATGGGATGTATTTTGGATTATTATGGGTTCGGCACTGTTAACATTTATTCCGCGTGTACTGCCACTGATGCTGTTCAGCAAGATACAGATTCCAATGTGGTTGTTACGATGGCTGGAGTATGTACCTGTAGCGGTCATGGCAGCCCTGATTGGTCAGGAACTGTTTATGTCGGACAACCAGTTAGTGCCGATTACGCACAATGCAGCTCTGTGGGCATCCCTGCCTACGATTGCAGTCGCCATCTGGACACGCAGTCTGCTCGGAACCGTATTGGTCGGTATTGTGGCTATGATGATTTTGCGATATTGGATCGGATAG
- a CDS encoding heparinase II/III family protein, whose protein sequence is MEDSIHEVENENINKRGNESKAVSSLSANRLREKLSRPELATLYTDLKSYGERALIEPMPSLTFRLYRQFRDTGERKAYEQAYFDRRGRLAAVAMLALDTIRPDALQALEEMLWDVCDEYTWCLPAHLGTGEVNQVDGNIDLFAAETVQMLAEVVMIHAERLDRLVIERIRSEADRRIFTPLYRDQRKFHWQTADHNWSAVCGGCCGMAALLLLKDESTLQESISHTISCMNAFLSGYGEDGGCAEGIGYWVYGFGYFTYYAEMLREYSEGEINLLTGSKIAAIAAFPLRVHLSGGTYVNYSDSAEQEEVPSGLLSLLASRVGLQVDLPLHIPLLTNDPCHRWAHLLRNIMWSDPAVYGDGGGSAPAERGFIFQNLGWMIAKGALDSSDTKRTNGEPLHVAISVKGGHNDEPHNHNDLGQFIIHCGGENILCDPGAGLYSQAYFAPGREQLFHISSSGHSVPLIEGQEQSSGRQAQAQVLEAKLVEGGGELDITLNLTSAYSGAASLARYTRQFNWKMASDCPKDRAELCLIDRFRWKSRMVSSAEPFSSVDDSDTGCSSVVERWMSRVQPEVVKSGDLRWQGTHGTVHMTYDANQWQVLTEAIDTVDHDNVPIIFYRTSLSWTGVNNETDVRIESPNSLETVCEVRFIIEPNMVETEVSMRE, encoded by the coding sequence GTGGAAGATTCCATTCACGAAGTCGAAAATGAAAACATAAACAAGCGTGGAAACGAGAGCAAAGCAGTGAGTTCCCTAAGTGCCAACAGGCTTCGAGAGAAGTTATCCCGACCTGAATTGGCTACGCTATACACGGACTTGAAGTCATATGGTGAACGCGCTTTGATTGAACCCATGCCTTCCTTAACGTTCCGTCTATATCGCCAGTTCAGAGATACGGGTGAGCGGAAAGCCTATGAACAGGCTTATTTCGATCGGAGGGGCCGGTTGGCTGCTGTGGCGATGCTCGCATTGGACACGATTAGGCCGGATGCACTGCAAGCGCTGGAAGAAATGTTGTGGGACGTGTGTGATGAGTATACGTGGTGTTTGCCAGCGCATCTGGGTACAGGTGAGGTCAACCAGGTGGATGGAAACATCGATTTGTTCGCCGCAGAGACGGTACAGATGTTGGCCGAAGTTGTAATGATTCACGCCGAGCGGCTGGACCGCCTTGTCATAGAGCGGATCAGGTCTGAAGCAGATAGGCGTATCTTCACCCCGCTTTACCGGGATCAACGGAAGTTCCACTGGCAGACAGCGGATCACAACTGGTCTGCTGTCTGTGGTGGGTGCTGTGGCATGGCCGCATTGTTGCTGCTCAAGGATGAGTCCACGCTACAGGAATCGATCTCCCATACGATCAGCTGTATGAACGCATTCCTGAGCGGTTATGGCGAGGATGGCGGCTGTGCCGAAGGCATTGGATATTGGGTATATGGATTTGGTTATTTCACCTATTATGCCGAGATGCTCCGTGAATATAGTGAGGGCGAAATAAATCTGCTGACGGGTTCAAAAATAGCAGCCATCGCAGCCTTCCCGCTGCGAGTTCATCTGTCGGGCGGCACATATGTGAATTATTCGGACAGTGCTGAGCAGGAAGAGGTCCCTTCCGGATTGCTGTCCCTACTCGCATCCCGGGTTGGGTTGCAGGTGGATCTGCCGCTTCATATTCCACTGCTGACCAATGATCCCTGTCATCGCTGGGCACATCTGTTGCGCAACATAATGTGGAGCGATCCGGCAGTGTACGGTGATGGAGGTGGCTCTGCACCGGCTGAACGTGGATTTATTTTTCAAAACCTGGGCTGGATGATTGCAAAAGGGGCGCTCGATTCTTCGGATACAAAACGTACGAACGGCGAACCCCTTCATGTGGCTATTTCCGTTAAAGGCGGACATAACGATGAACCTCACAACCATAATGATCTGGGGCAGTTCATTATCCATTGCGGTGGTGAGAATATTCTGTGTGATCCAGGAGCAGGGTTGTATAGCCAAGCGTATTTTGCACCAGGCAGAGAGCAACTGTTCCACATCTCATCATCCGGGCATAGCGTTCCGCTCATAGAAGGCCAAGAGCAAAGCTCGGGTAGGCAAGCGCAAGCTCAAGTTTTAGAGGCAAAGTTGGTTGAGGGTGGCGGAGAACTGGATATTACATTGAATCTGACATCTGCATACTCTGGGGCTGCCTCACTGGCACGTTATACGCGCCAATTCAATTGGAAGATGGCTTCTGACTGTCCCAAAGATAGAGCAGAATTGTGTCTGATTGATCGTTTTCGATGGAAAAGCAGGATGGTGTCTTCGGCTGAACCCTTCTCGTCGGTGGACGATTCAGATACAGGATGTTCAAGCGTTGTAGAGCGATGGATGAGCAGAGTACAGCCTGAAGTGGTGAAGAGCGGTGACCTTCGCTGGCAAGGTACACATGGAACGGTCCATATGACGTATGATGCGAACCAGTGGCAAGTCCTTACGGAGGCAATAGACACAGTTGATCATGACAATGTTCCAATCATATTCTATCGGACGTCACTATCATGGACAGGTGTGAATAATGAGACGGATGTTCGGATAGAGAGTCCTAATTCGCTTGAAACGGTATGTGAGGTGCGCTTCATTATTGAACCGAATATGGTAGAAACCGAGGTGAGTATGCGTGAGTAA
- a CDS encoding SGNH/GDSL hydrolase family protein: protein MSTSPSVILFQGDSITDGGRSRNDDPNHFLGHGYAYLISSKLGMELAGKQKTFYNRGISGDRASDLYARWNEDTISLKPDLISILIGVNDAWRTMNGEPSGITDRFGRAYRHLLEETREVMPDTGLVLLEPFILKTGATVEKWEAWEEYIGQYQKLAQGLAEEFGAVWVPLQQMFNDALKQADAAYWLWDGVHPTAAGHELIARQWLSVVQKSPLAIV from the coding sequence ATGAGTACAAGTCCATCCGTTATATTGTTTCAAGGAGACTCGATTACAGATGGGGGAAGATCACGCAATGATGATCCGAATCATTTTCTCGGTCACGGCTATGCGTATCTGATCTCCAGCAAACTGGGTATGGAACTGGCGGGAAAGCAAAAGACGTTCTATAACAGAGGCATCAGCGGGGATCGGGCATCCGATCTGTATGCACGCTGGAATGAGGATACGATTAGTCTGAAACCAGATCTGATTAGCATTCTAATTGGGGTTAATGATGCCTGGCGCACGATGAATGGTGAACCTAGCGGGATTACGGATCGTTTTGGACGAGCGTATCGCCATTTGCTCGAAGAAACACGGGAAGTGATGCCCGATACGGGACTGGTTTTGCTGGAGCCATTTATTCTGAAAACCGGAGCGACTGTGGAGAAATGGGAAGCCTGGGAAGAGTATATCGGTCAATATCAGAAACTGGCCCAAGGTCTTGCTGAAGAATTCGGAGCGGTGTGGGTGCCATTGCAGCAAATGTTCAATGATGCTCTGAAGCAGGCGGATGCAGCCTACTGGTTGTGGGATGGCGTACATCCAACCGCAGCAGGTCATGAGCTGATTGCACGCCAATGGTTGTCTGTTGTGCAAAAATCTCCACTTGCGATTGTGTAA